Sequence from the Sphingosinicella ginsenosidimutans genome:
GACCACGACGATCGGGCCGCCGCTTCCGCTCACATTCTCGCCGTCAATGATCGCGGCCGCCGGGCTGGTCATCTGGATCCTTCCGAACTGAGGGTCTGGGTGAGGCGTGCGCGCCAATCGGAGGAATCGGGCGGCGTCGCACCGATGAGGTCGCACAGCCGGAGCGCAAGGCAGAGGTTGGACGAGATCACCGGCGGCCCGCCCGCTTCCCCGCCAACGAGCGCGAGCGAGGGCATGCCGGTCCCGCTCAGCAGGACCGCGTCGACCTCAGCGCGGCGCAGCGCGTCGACCGCGGGGCGCGCATCGGCGCTGCCAAGCGCATAGATACTGCGGGTGTCGCCGCTGCCGGTCTCGATCGCCCGCGACTCGACGATGTCGAACCCCGCATTGCGCCAGAACGCGACTGCGGCTTCCGAAAGCGCCGGCGGATATGGCGAGGCGAGCGCGATCCTCTGCGCGCCGAGGCGGCGGAGCTGCCAGCAGATCGCGGCAGTCGCGGTGACGACGGGGTAGCCGAAGCGCTGCTCCGCGCCGACGACGATCCGCGTGACCCGCTCGGGGTTCAGCAGGTAGGATGATCCGGTGCAGGCGAAGCCGAAGGCCTGCGGGCGCAGGCTGTCATATTGGGCGAGCGTATCTTCGAGGCGCTCCAGATAGAGGCTCAGGCGTTCCAGCGGGTCCGGCGAGGACGCGGTGAGCCTGGCGACCGCCATCGCGACCGACGGCGGCATCAGGATGCGCATTTCCGCCTCGACGGTCGGATTGGCCTGCGGCGCGCCGATGCCGACGAAGCCGGCGCGGCCATAATCCCGGCGAGCGCTCATGCGATCGCGGCCGCGCGCTGGAGACCGGCGATCATCGACGTGCGCAACAGGTGCGCGCGCGCCGCCACGGGATCGTCCGCGATCCGCTGCAGCTCGGTGAGCATTGCACGGCGGCGGGCGGGATCGCGCTCCTGCATCCGCGCGCGGTTGCGATCCGCCTGGACCAGGATCTCGGACTCCGCGATCGGCCGCCGCCGCCTTGTATAGCGATCGAGCCGGTCGAGCGGCGCGCCCTCCATCACCTCCTTCACGGTCGCGACCAGCTCGAACGCGTCATGGATGCCGCCATTCATGCCCATCCCGCCGGAGGGCGAATTGACGTGCGCGGCATCGCCGGCGAGCAGCACGCGCCCCGCGCGGTAATCGTCGACGATCCGCATGTGGATCCGGTAGGGCCGGACTTCGTCGACCGAATGGCCGCACTCGCTCGGCGCGATCTCCTGGAGCTTGCGGGCGATGCTTTGCGGGGCCAGCGCGTCCTCGATGGTCTCGTCGCCATCGGGATAGAGGCTGCAACGCCACAGGTTCGGCAGGCGCAGCAGGCTGAACGTTCCGCCCTGCTTCCAGACATAATTGACGTTGGAGAGGCCGGGCAGGTGCGACTCGAACGGGAACCGGGTGGTCGCGAGGATCGTCGTCTCGGGATAGGTCTTGCCTTCGAACGCAAAGCCCAGCGCCTGCCGAACCGCGCTGCGCGACCCGTCCGCACCGATAAGGAAGGCGCCGGACACCGACTCCCGTCCTTCGGCGTTCGCCACGGTGACATGGACGCTGTCGGCGTCCTGGGTCACGTCTTCGATCGCCCAGCCCATCCGCACATCGCCGCCTCCGGCCAGCACGCGATCAAGCAGAAGGCGGCACAGCTTCGATTGTTCGCACTGCAGCCGGTAGGGATGGCCGGTGGC
This genomic interval carries:
- a CDS encoding maleate cis-trans isomerase family protein — encoded protein: MSARRDYGRAGFVGIGAPQANPTVEAEMRILMPPSVAMAVARLTASSPDPLERLSLYLERLEDTLAQYDSLRPQAFGFACTGSSYLLNPERVTRIVVGAEQRFGYPVVTATAAICWQLRRLGAQRIALASPYPPALSEAAVAFWRNAGFDIVESRAIETGSGDTRSIYALGSADARPAVDALRRAEVDAVLLSGTGMPSLALVGGEAGGPPVISSNLCLALRLCDLIGATPPDSSDWRARLTQTLSSEGSR
- a CDS encoding FAD-dependent oxidoreductase → MGHNEQVVIAGAGPVGLTAALLLQRAGIPFVLFEAAETLPEDLRASTFHPPTLDMLDSLEIAEPLKAQGLVGSTWQVRMHPSGERAVFDLSAIADATGHPYRLQCEQSKLCRLLLDRVLAGGGDVRMGWAIEDVTQDADSVHVTVANAEGRESVSGAFLIGADGSRSAVRQALGFAFEGKTYPETTILATTRFPFESHLPGLSNVNYVWKQGGTFSLLRLPNLWRCSLYPDGDETIEDALAPQSIARKLQEIAPSECGHSVDEVRPYRIHMRIVDDYRAGRVLLAGDAAHVNSPSGGMGMNGGIHDAFELVATVKEVMEGAPLDRLDRYTRRRRPIAESEILVQADRNRARMQERDPARRRAMLTELQRIADDPVAARAHLLRTSMIAGLQRAAAIA